The following coding sequences are from one Megachile rotundata isolate GNS110a chromosome 13, iyMegRotu1, whole genome shotgun sequence window:
- the LOC100883726 gene encoding copper homeostasis protein cutC homolog, translating to MEICIDSLESARNAIEGGAVRLEVCSALSEGGLTPTPGFLHKIKSFSPVPVYAMLRVRAGDFVYSKEEMDVMLQDLTILKDQGADGFVFGALKPNDEIDVESCKIILSAAEPLPVTFHRAFDEVADPFESLDTLIALGFERILTSGQKDTAVEGLELIEKLVKKAGDKIIVMPGSGITTDNILKIKKDSGAKEFHASAKSKMLTFAGGNKIKIGASKETRMLVTDRKLVQEMVEIITNAT from the coding sequence ATGGAGATCTGCATCGATTCTCTAGAATCAGCGCGAAACGCGATCGAAGGCGGTGCAGTTAGACTGGAAGTTTGTTCCGCCCTTTCCGAGGGTGGCTTAACTCCCACACCTGGTTtcctacataaaattaaaagcttttctCCTGTACCCGTTTACGCTATGCTCCGAGTACGAGCTGGTGACTTTGTATATTCGAAAGAAGAAATGGACGTGATGTTGCAAGACTTAACAATTTTGAAAGATCAAGGAGCCGATGGCTTCGTGTTCGGGGCATTGAAGCCAAATGACGAAATCGATGTAGAATCTTGCAAAATCATTCTTTCTGCTGCTGAACCGTTACCTGTAACATTCCATCGTGCCTTCGACGAAGTCGCTGATCCTTTCGAATCTTTGGACACGTTAATTGCACTTGGTTTCGAGAGAATTCTGACGTCCGGCCAGAAAGATACCGCGGTAGAAGGATTGGAGTTGATAGAAAAACTGGTGAAAAAAGCTGGAGACAAAATTATCGTGATGCCGGGTTCTGGTATAACCACGGATAATATTTTGAAGATAAAAAAGGATTCTGGGGCTAAGGAATTTCACGCGTCAGCCAAGAGCAAGATGTTGACTTTCGCTGGAGGGAACAAAATTAAAATCGGTGCTAGCAAAGAAACTCGTATGCTGGTGACAGACAGGAAATTAGTGCAAGAAATGGTTGAAATTATAACGAACGCGACATAA